Proteins encoded by one window of Manihot esculenta cultivar AM560-2 chromosome 10, M.esculenta_v8, whole genome shotgun sequence:
- the LOC110624001 gene encoding uncharacterized protein LOC110624001 — translation MAVTVRQMSLIVGTLGVLSFIFGVIAENKKPIAGTPITGKGVVVCKYPSDPSVALGYLSFAFLMASTVAGFLSLFYPYKGKSVPQSALFRSTSFLVFVNIALFSAGLAAALLLWPTITEQLHLSRNVHHNLETDCPTAKTGLLGGGAFVSLDSALFWLVSLMLVDNAREDYFDEVEKDSKGEHGEILTDDYGAPAYLKGTA, via the exons ATGGCTGTTACTGTTCGGCAAATGTCTCTAATCGTTGGGACTCTTGGGGTTCTGTCCTTCATTTTTGGGGTAATCGCAGAAAATAAGAAG CCTATAGCTGGAACTCCCATCACTGGTAAAGGTGTGGTTGTTTGCAAGTATCCATCTGATCCTTCAGTTGCTTTGGGATATCTCTCTTTCGCGTTCCTAATGGCATCTACAGTGGCtggttttctctctctattttatcCTTACAAAGGAAAATCTGTTCCTCAGTCTGCTCTGTTTCGAAGCACCAGTTTTCTTGTATTCGTCAACATTGCCTT GTTCAGTGCAGGATTAGCAGCTGCTTTGCTGTTATGGCCAACAATCACAGAGCAGCTTCACTTGAGTCGCAATGTCCATCACAATCTTGAGACAGATTGCCCCACTGCTAAGACTGGTCTGCTAGGGGGTGGTGCTTTTGTTTCTCTTGATTCAGCCCTCTTTTGGTTAGTTTCCCTTATGTTAGTTGATAATGCTCGTGAGGATTACTTTGATGAGGTGGAGAAAGATAGCAAGGGTGAGCATGGAGAGATTCTTACTGATGATTATGGTGCACCTGCATATCTCAAGGGCACTGCATAA
- the LOC122724816 gene encoding uncharacterized protein LOC122724816 gives MLGNQGWNIINRPHSLVARVLKARYFPTTSFLKHLWATILAFYGVVYGRLRVWLKLVLIGELGMADLMIGYRWNESLIAQLFNDRDRSCILNIPLSLSSHPDAWCWKFASKSHYSVKNAYRFLVAGFRHREGSEIWSRFWKTKVPPKVLNFCWRALVNVVPCLSLLQSRRVPVDSMCPLCHEALETILHILVQCPFARSCWLSSPLSWPAFSAVSLREWFSLAFLTASAENASLILMISWALWHNRNNVVWKAQGRTASGVFFMALNFLQQWRGACSDSTSCTNVVSALTV, from the exons ATGCTTGGTAACCAGGGTTGGAACATTATTAACAGGCCTCATTCTTTAGTGGCCCGCGTTCTTAAGGCTCGTTATTTTCCAACAACATCTTTTTTGAAGCATCTTTGGGCCACAATCCTAGCTTTTTATGGCGTAGTATATGGGCGACTCAGAGTCTGGTTAAAGCTGGTGCTTATTGGAGAATTGGGAATGGCAG ATCTTATGATCGGCTATAGATGGAATGAGAGTTTAATAGCTCAGTTGTTCAATGATAGAGATAGGAGTTGTATTTTAAACATCCCTCTAAGTCTTTCTTCGCATCCAGATGCGTGGTGCTGGAAGTTTGCGTCCAAGAGTCACTATTCTGTTAAGAATGCTTACAGATTTTTGGTTGCTGGGTTTCGACATAGGGAAGGTAGTGAGATATGGAGTCGTTTTTGGAAGACGAAGGTGCCTCCTAAAGTGCTTAATTTCTGCTGGCGTGCTTTAGTTAATGTAGTTCCTTGCCTCTCTTTGCTTCAGTCCAGGAGAGTTCCGGTTGATTCGATGTGTCCGTTGTGTCATGAGGCTCTTGAGACTATCCTACATATTCTTGTTCAGTGTCCTTTTGCCCGCAGTTGCTGGTTGAGTTCGCCTTTGAGTTGGCCTGCATTCTCCGCTGTCTCTCTTAGGGAGTGGTTCTCTTTAGCCTTCCTTACTGCTTCTGCGGAGAATGCTTCCCTTATTCTAATGATAAGTTGGGCTTTGTGGCATAACAGAAATAATGTTGTTTGGAAAGCTCAAGGTCGAACTGCGagtggtgtgttcttcatggcactgaattttttgcagcaatggaGGGGGGCCTGTTCTGATTCTACCAGCTGCACCAATGTTGTGTCGGCTTTGACTGTTTAG
- the LOC122724817 gene encoding DNA-directed RNA polymerase 3B, chloroplastic-like, with protein sequence MAIWSKSRRASVTHRAQFQSPTWPSKPSKIIRIHKPYKNLHFLSIPINHSLSTPLVSSFSFPLIPKFPRNLLPFHPVQDATEEHILEDIENSMRNHPNLENLIKLELPNSHNCQIICPESSKRVFIEDPPWISALFFKGLYNIANRELKVEFKDIEKRKYNLLGRRQIRQETEAWERMAEEYRSLVREMCERKLASNLPYVKGLFLGWFEPLKEAIKKEQNPQRLNKQKAAFAPHIELKMRKKKGESIMAEMK encoded by the exons atggccatttggtcaaagagtcgAAG AGCCTCTGTGACCCACAGAGCTCAATTTCAGTCCCCAACTTGGCCATCAAAACCTTCCAAAATCATCAGAATTCACAAACCCTACAAAAACCTCCATTTCCTCTCGATACCAATCAACCATTCTCTGTCTACTCCACtagtttcttccttttctttccctCTTATTCCCAAATTCCCTCGTAATCTACTCCCCTTTCACCCCGTACAAGATGCTACTGAGGAGCATATCCTCGAAGACATCGAGAATTCCATGAGAAATCATCCaaatcttgaaaatttgatCAAACTGGAATTACCCAATAGCCACAATTGCCAAATTATATGTCCAGAATCGTCTAAAAGAGTTTTTATAGAAGATCCTCCCTGGATTTCTGCCCTTTTTTTCAAGGGACTGTATAACATAGCTAATCGAGAATTGAAGGTAGAGTTCAAAGATATTGAGAAGAGAAAGTATAATTTACTTGGGCGGCGACAAATTAGACAAGAGACTGAGGCGTGGGAGAGAATGGCAGAAGAATATAGGAGTTTAGTGAGGGAAATGTGCGAGAGGAAGTTGGCATCAAATTTGCCATATGTCAAGGGACTATTTTTGGGGTGGTTTGAGCCCTTGAAAGAGGCTATAAAGAAGGAGCAGAATCCGCAGAGGTTGAACAAACAGAAGGCGGCATTTGCTCCCCATATTGAgttgaaaatgagaaaaaaaaaaggagaatcaATAATGGCTGAAATGAAATAG